The Ruania alba genome window below encodes:
- a CDS encoding serine/threonine-protein kinase, giving the protein MVEQSVPERPMREVGGYRLLHVLGSGGMGTVYEAVDAEDHRVAVKLLHPAFSADDAARERLRREVATLHRVRGEHVARVLDAEADSAEAFIVTELIDGQSLEDSVREHGPLDAEELAELADGLATALEAIHAVGVVHRDLKPGNVMLTDDGPVVIDFGISQLADDPRLTRTGLVTGTPGYVDPEVMRGADPGHVGDWWGWAAVLVFAATGRGPFGRGQGVLLRVESGRVDTDGLSPRVAQVLRRALHPDPERRMKPASVRQALTDHAAGREVTSLLSESEAASAGVGAADGSAPATDRLPAGDATDVVDESWQDRADEGFAEPVGPLPPTIPPGSPGAPVGDAQASHTSVMPQELREQYPPTAHGWDATPPSPVSETSPPPTPAEMVGPGGAPPVPAGAGPDAGVQPWPSWAVPAPVRGWLTFAWFAALALVGGLYPSLVILAAVALLILFGSVGSGGRALRQRRMRRGKGRWDLPMATVSYPLHLVLGILLTLPGVIVAAAGAVIVWVLGAQAIPMTYLVPGTVAVSLLLLWWTPSSGSAREGERSVLRRIAPPGAAAAVWVLLACGVGVTALAILALGGSVVEWWPFPEPPVDFF; this is encoded by the coding sequence ATGGTCGAGCAGTCGGTGCCCGAGAGGCCGATGCGTGAGGTCGGCGGATACCGCCTGCTCCACGTGCTCGGCTCCGGCGGTATGGGCACCGTCTACGAGGCGGTCGACGCCGAGGACCACCGCGTCGCCGTGAAGCTGCTGCACCCGGCGTTCAGCGCGGACGATGCCGCCCGCGAGCGGCTGCGCCGTGAGGTGGCCACCCTGCACCGGGTGCGGGGTGAGCACGTGGCGCGGGTGCTGGACGCCGAGGCCGACTCCGCCGAGGCCTTCATTGTGACCGAGCTGATCGACGGGCAGTCCCTGGAGGACTCCGTGCGCGAGCACGGACCGTTGGACGCCGAGGAGCTCGCCGAGCTCGCGGACGGGCTGGCGACCGCGCTGGAGGCGATCCACGCCGTCGGGGTGGTGCACCGGGACCTCAAACCCGGCAACGTGATGCTCACCGACGATGGGCCCGTGGTGATCGACTTCGGCATCTCCCAGCTGGCTGACGACCCGCGGCTCACCCGGACCGGTCTGGTGACCGGGACGCCCGGGTACGTGGACCCGGAAGTGATGCGCGGCGCCGACCCCGGTCATGTCGGGGACTGGTGGGGGTGGGCCGCGGTACTGGTGTTCGCGGCCACCGGGCGCGGACCGTTCGGACGCGGACAGGGAGTGCTGCTGCGGGTGGAGTCGGGCCGGGTGGATACCGACGGTCTGTCCCCGCGGGTGGCGCAGGTGCTGCGGCGTGCGCTGCACCCCGATCCGGAACGGCGGATGAAGCCCGCCTCGGTACGGCAGGCGCTCACCGATCATGCCGCCGGCCGCGAGGTGACGTCATTGCTGAGCGAGTCCGAGGCGGCGTCTGCGGGCGTCGGCGCGGCGGACGGGAGCGCACCGGCGACCGACCGGCTGCCCGCTGGCGATGCCACGGACGTGGTGGATGAGTCGTGGCAGGACCGCGCGGATGAGGGGTTCGCGGAGCCCGTCGGCCCGTTGCCCCCGACGATCCCGCCCGGGAGCCCAGGTGCTCCCGTCGGTGATGCGCAGGCTTCGCACACCTCCGTGATGCCGCAGGAGCTGCGAGAGCAGTACCCCCCGACGGCGCACGGCTGGGACGCGACACCGCCGTCACCGGTGTCCGAGACGTCCCCGCCCCCGACGCCGGCCGAGATGGTCGGGCCGGGCGGAGCGCCGCCTGTGCCCGCCGGCGCGGGACCCGATGCTGGGGTGCAGCCCTGGCCCAGCTGGGCGGTGCCGGCACCGGTACGTGGCTGGCTGACGTTCGCGTGGTTCGCGGCGCTCGCGCTCGTCGGCGGGCTCTATCCCTCACTCGTGATCCTTGCGGCGGTGGCGCTGCTCATCCTGTTCGGGTCCGTGGGGTCCGGCGGCCGGGCGTTGCGCCAGCGTCGGATGCGACGCGGCAAGGGACGCTGGGACCTGCCCATGGCAACCGTCTCCTATCCGCTGCACCTGGTGCTCGGCATCCTGCTGACGTTGCCAGGAGTGATCGTGGCCGCCGCGGGAGCGGTGATCGTGTGGGTGCTCGGCGCCCAGGCGATCCCCATGACCTACCTGGTGCCCGGCACTGTCGCGGTGTCACTGCTGCTGCTGTGGTGGACCCCGTCCAGCGGAAGTGCGCGTGAAGGAGAACGCTCGGTGCTGCGCCGGATCGCGCCCCCGGGAGCGGCGGCCGCCGTGTGGGTGCTGCTGGCCTGCGGGGTGGGGGTGACGGCGCTCGCGATCCTGGCATTGGGCGGATCGGTTGTCGAGTGGTGGCCGTTTCCCGAGCCGCCGGTCGACTTCTTCTGA